In Bos indicus x Bos taurus breed Angus x Brahman F1 hybrid chromosome 4, Bos_hybrid_MaternalHap_v2.0, whole genome shotgun sequence, the sequence GGGATGACCAATCCTCAGATTCTGTTAAAGGTATGGTTTGTCTCAGAAGCCCCTGCTGAGCCAAGTTTCTCCACACACTGGAACCTCTCTGTTGGACTTATCTTTCccaatggtctttttttttttttttcccacttatccACTTTTGCATCTCAAGCAAACAAATTCTAATTTAGACCCGGACTGGATTTCTACATGGTGAGAAGACTGTGGAGGGAAAGGAGACCAGAAGGTACAGTGGCTGCACCCTGGTCTGTTTCATGGTTGACAGTTGGATAACCTCCACTTCTATCTTTCTGGCTGGACCCTGCCATTCCCTTTCACTCAGCTTCATGGCTCTTGCCTCGTGGGTATGTGAACTCTTCACTTCTTGCCAAACTGTGGCTAGAGTTCCTTGCAACAGGGACTGTGGGACCTCTCTGCAGTATTTCAATCCCCAGGTCTCTTTCATTAATAAGCTCTGTGTCCTCAGGAAACCTTCGAGTAAAAGGATTCTCCAGGTCATTTTACCCATCACCGCATCTAGTGCAGGGAGGGGTGCCTTCTCCGGCAAACCCTGGAGAACGTGCAAGTCCGTTTCTTCAGAAGGGAGCTCACCACGGGGGACAGCATTGTGACTCTTCTTTTTCGTTAGGGACACGCAAACCAGAGCTGATCTCAGTCTTGAGTTCCTGGTGGGGAGGTGGTTACCCGTGAAGCTGGAACTCAGACTGAGATCCCCAGGGCTCCCCGTTTCCATGGTAGTGGATCCAGATTCTAGCTAGAAAACTCTTCAATCCAGTATGTCAAAGTTCTGTTCATCATCTCTCGTGGTGTGTTCCATACCCTTGCCTTCCAACTGTAGTAATGACAGGGGACTAGGTCTCACACACATTTCTTAGGGCTCCTGTGACGCGTGGTGTTGTGAATGTCACAGAGCAGATATTTTATACCTGTGATTATCCAGAAAGCAGCATGTTCAGGAAGCACCCTCCCAGGAGCAAAGCTGGGCTGACACTTTTTCCTAGTGCAGTCACACCTAACGAGGCAGGGTGAAGTGTGCGCTGGGTGACGACGGGGAAAACGGGTCCTTCCTGTATCATTTCGTCAAGAGAGTGCCTTGCCTAAATGCTCAAAGACCTTGTCCCAGTCACCATAGGGAGGTTCCGGGGAAACAGGAGAGCACCAGAGGTACAAACAACTTTTCTGCTCAGGACCTGGGGCTTCTGCGCGCTTCTCTTCTATCCCAGTCTCCAACCGAGTCAACAACAAATCAAACTGATTTCAGGCAAGTTTCAGCAAGAACATCTCTGCCTTGATTTTGCTGTCTTGTTTTGCTTTCCTTGGATAACAACCAGAGATAGATAGGATTTTGGCAGAAGGAATGTaccacaatatatatattttttaatcctaaaggttcactttttccctttcaccAGCCTTGCATTGCAGATGAAAATGTGAGATCTGTAAAGGGAAAGTGGCTAGACTGCAAAGTCACTTAGGAACGGGACCAGGCTCAGATGCTTCCTGGTGACTGACCGACCCTTACAAAGGTACACATGGTGGCAAATCTCCCCAGAAGCAAAGCCAGCGGAAGAGGCTGCCCTTGCCCCGTCTGGTGCTTAGCTCTCAGGGGTCTATGAAGCCCCTCAATCTGTCCATCACCGGGGGCGGGGGGGTTGAGCCGGCTCAAGAAAGCTGCATTGTAACTGTCATCTCACCACTgaggaagcaaaagctgagaggcCTTGGGCACTTTCCAGGACTCTGTAATGCTTCTAGAAGGTGCTGTAGCCTTTTCCGTTGATGATTGTCAGAATATCAGACACCAGGAATGGAAAAGCCAGCCTACTGGCTTGGAAATGATAGGAAGAATATGGCATATAGTGGCTCTCGGGAACATGGTTCAGGCACAAACTCTAGGCTGTTCTGTCACTTCTCTGGGATCTCTAGCTTTTAAAGCTGGGGCTGCATATCCTGCCTCCAAGTTCTTAACTAGGACCTTGGCAAAGCTTTCTAGTAGCTTAAATGGCAGTAAAAGCCTGGATGCTTCAAATTAAGCTAATGAAAGAACTGTTCTCCTTAAGAAGCTTTTAACATCAAGATTTTTGCTCActcaatattaaacaaaatatattagaaTGAGTACTCCGGGAGACCTAGGAAGGCAGTCTTGAGTCATCATTTCGGGCGGGGCAGGACACTGGAGCTCTGCTAGGGGAgcaggagcagggggagggcTTGGGTACTGGCTTCCAGCAGCCATCACACGACCAAGGAAGTGAGCAAGGTTAGGGCAAACATTCTCTGCCTCACGGTGGGCTTCAGAGCTTGGAGGCTCTTCCATGCACCTGACTCTACATAGAGCTCAACCACTCTCAACTTATTAACCTGTGATGGATTATCAGAGGCTGAACCTTGCTTTCCAACCTCTGCGACATTCTTCTAACTTCTGCTTCGgtcatatttttttttgaaaagatgggGAAGCTGGGCTTTCTTCCAGGTCTTCCTGGGTTTCGCAACGTGGTGCTCTTGTGAAGTTCCGAAACTCACACACGGCTCTTGTCAAGTGTTCAGGACCCCACATTCCTCGACGTGCCAAGCAGTCCTTACCGCGGGGTGAGAGGTGGCGGGGCTTTCCTCTTTCCCCTACCCTGCCCACACAGACAACCCTGAAAGGAGACAGCTTTACAAAACCGCGCCCCCACTGCCTTCCCCATACCACTGATTGGCCTCCAGACGTTCGGGGTTCACGCCCAGGCCCGAGGCTTCCAGCCCGGGTAGGAGGGGCCCAGGGGGGTCCGGCGGCGGTCCAGAGGGGTCCCGGTCTCCGCCGCAGCCGCCCCCGTGGCCCGCGCGCAGGTGGTCTTTGAGCGTCTGCTTGTAGCGGAAGCTGCGGCCGCACTGGGCGCAGGGGTAGGGCCGCTCGCCAGTGTGGATGCGCTGGTGTTTCATCAGGTGGTGCTTGCGGATGAAGCTCTTGCCGCAGTGCGTGCAGCTGAACGGCCGCTCGCCTGTGTGCAGCCGCCGGTGGTTGAGCAGGTGCTCCTTGCGCATGAAGCTCTTGCTGCAGTCGGTGCAGGGGTAGGGACGCTCGCCCGTGTGGATCATCTGGTGGCGGATGAGGGCCGAGTGGCCGTTGAAGTCAATGCCACACTGCGGGCAGGAGAAGGGCCGCTCCTGAGCGTGGCCGCGCTGGTGCAGCAGCAGGCTGATCTTCAGGCTGAAGCTGCGGCCGCACTGCGCGCAGCGGAAAGGCCGCTCGCTGGCGTGCGCTCGCCGGTGGCTGGCCAGGCGCGCCTGATCAGCGAAGCGCTTGGGGCAGtcggggcaggggaaggggcgcTCGGCGCTGTTGTGGACCCGAAGGTGGTAGGTGAGTCGGGACGGGTGCGTGAAGGTCCTGGCGCAGTGCGGGCAGGTGGGGGGCGTCTCgcgggcgggggctggggggccGCCGTCAGCTGGCGTGGGCAAGTGCTTGGGGCACTGGGCGCAGGGGGCGGCGTGCTCGCCCGGGGGGCCGCACTGGTGGGTCAGCAGGAGGTCCTGGCTGAGGCTCTTGCCGCAGTGGTGGCAGGAGAACACCGGCTCCCCGGCTGGGGGCGGCAGCGGGTAGGTGCCCAGCTGCGTGAAGGTCACTTGTCCCTCCGAGGCCTCAGCCAGGTCGGTGGCTGGACGACCAAACGGCGCCAAGGGTGCAGACTGCGGGCTCTTGAAGGCCATGTCTGGGAACGGCTCCTTAGCTGCGGCTGCTGGTGAAGAGAAGGCGACGGGCACCTCGGGGCACAGGGAGGCTCTGGCGAGGCCTTCGGCCTTGATGACCAGCTCTTCGTCTGCAAGAAAGGGCTCAGGGTCACCCCCGGCCACCCCCCAGGCTCCCCGCAGCTCTCCCGGGTCCCTGCCTGGCGCAAAGCAGGAAGTCAGCAAAGGGCTGAGAAAACCACCAGGGTGTCTGCAGGGCTCGTGGTCCATCACCGGAGAGTTCGCTACCGAGCCTCTGCGGTGCTTCCGTTTGGACAGGAAGGGCCCTAGCATCTGTCTTTCCAGCGACTTTCACTGTTTCATTCCTGGCACGCACACTCTGAGGTGTTCTCTGTTGCCTGTTGTGACCAGGCCTAAACTCATCTGTTCTATCTAATCCTGTTCCTCCTTACTCTGTCAGATGAACCCCTCAATATAGTTCTCTGTCCTTTTGTCTTTTGGAAAATACAGTACACATTTCTGCTCCTGTATCTTTGCTCACCCTGCCCTCCCTTTTGTAGAATGCACCCCTCTCTTCCCAGCTTCCTGGGTTACACCCAAACACTTGGTACCGGTTTTCTAAGGCCAGTTCCAGCTTCACGTCCTTCTCAGGCTTTATCTAAATACCTAAAGGATAACTGATGGAATGTCCTCCAGACTCCTTATTTCTTGTGTATAAGTTAAGTCATCCATCCCACTCACCCTTGATGTTCAATAATAGGCATGCCTAGTACTGAAATGTGTCCCTCCAACAAAACTTCTGGAAGAGCAGaaactctttttctcttttaatttttattttccagggtctaaGCACAGAGCACAAAAGATAAATAGGTTGCATTCAGTTGCATGAACTATTGTGTCTCCTCTGACCTTGAGATTCTCTTCTGTTCAGATGGCAAAATACAGATGGCGCTAAGTGTCTTAGAAGACAGGCGCTTTCTCCTGTCATGGTTTTGTCCTTAGGGAGAGCTCCTCACTAACACTAACACCCTCATTGGTGCCTTGGcttgtctcccccacccccatcccacttcGGCCCTTTCTACGTGACCCTCCAATGTTCTGCCCTTCTCTCCCCTCATACTTTTCATCCGTGTgcacttcttttccttcctctgacaATTCTAATTTGTCTTCACATTTAAGAGTGTGTTTTCTCACTTAAAATTTATCTTAGTTGGATTTTAGTTTCATTTCTTACTTGAACAAGCCTCCCCCCGCCCACTTTTCTCATTCCTCACCCACTTCCTTGCTTCCACAACCCCACTTCCTCTGCGGTTTCTACTCAGTGGTCTGACATACCCTGAGCCTGGGTGGCTCGGTACTCACCAGCATAGGTACCTTTGCACATGTCACTCTCCTTGGGCTCCTGCGGGGCACCAACCTGGGTCTCTTCCTCTTGTTTAATCCAAGACAGAATATCTGATGTTGAAATGCCAGGCTCTgtttggggggggcggggggggggggcggggcggagagAAACGTCTTCAGGGCTTGACTCAGAAAGTGGAAATAATCATGCTGGTGTGCTGAATACTACATTTTGCCCCAATATTTATCTCTAATTAActataacaacaaaacaaaatcaggcttaaaaaaacaaaaacacatgtaaCATCCAGAGAACCAATTCAAAATGAAACCAAATGTATGAATCTTTCCATGATAGACTCACCTTGATTCACTATTTTtggtggtgaaaagtgaaagtgatagtcgctcagtcgtgtccgactctttgcgaccccatggactgtggcctgccaggctcctctgtccatgggattctccaggcaggaatactggagtggggtgccatgcccttctccatgggaccttcccgacccttcaaaacaaatcaaaatttttattttggagatcCTGAAATCACCTAGAAGCATGAGTACCTTTCATTTCATCAACACACTTACTTTCAGagtgttttcatatttttctctcacAGCATTTTTATGAGATAAGGAAGCAGAGGATCTCCTCTCCATTTAAGTTAGAGGGGGCCCACAGAGGTTAAGTAAATTTCCAGTAAGGAAACATTTACAGTAAAACACTATATTATCAAAGGTttactttaaaatacagaaacaacaacaacaaccaaacaaACAAGACTGACCAAAAACTTTTTAagaatgttaatttaaaaacaaatatattatcaGAATTACAAAATCAGGTTTAAGCACAGATCTGATTGCTCAGAAACATTTTTCAGGTTCCCAATGTCACATTCTTTTTAAGACAACATATTACTTTTGCTTATTAATGACACAGGTTTTTGTTTCCTAAACCCTGAGAGTAGGGAGAATAGTATTTCCAAGTTCCTCAGGCCTTGGGGattcttttggaaaataaaaaagaacagccTCTAAAGATTTTGCACATAACATGCCTCATTTGTTCAGCACAGAAACAGCTGTGCTTGCTATTCCAGCCAAGGTCTATATAGCCTTTTTTGGCCTAAAAGAACAAGCTGGCACATTGACAGGGTCCAGAGAGTAAATTCAAGCTCTCTATATTATTTATCAAAAAAGCCTTGTATACAGGttatggttttattcctagtgaaTGAACAGAACTCACTGTTATTGCTCAATGCCTTTTAAATTTTAGACTGCTGGGATCTAAAGGTATacacaaagcagaaataagaggTTGGACAAGGCCCAACAGACTGTCAGGTTATGCAGACAGACAGGAGAATACAGGGTTCTGTACACATTGTGGGCTGCCTTTCCCACTTCCTACTTTGAGCTACAAGGCTGAAGTGTACTAAC encodes:
- the ZNF398 gene encoding zinc finger protein 398 isoform X1; this encodes MAEAAPAPTSEWDSECLTSLQALPLPAAPAANEAHLQTAAISLWTVVAAVQAIERKVEVHSRRLLHLEGRTGTAEKKLASCEKTVADLGNQLEGKWAVLGTLLQEYGLLQRRLENLENLLRNRNFWILRLPPGIKGDIPKVPVTFDDISIYFSTPEWEKLEEWQKELYKNIMKGNYESLISMDYAMNQPDVLSQIQPEGDRNTEDQTGPEESGIPTDPSEEPGISTSDILSWIKQEEETQVGAPQEPKESDMCKGTYADEELVIKAEGLARASLCPEVPVAFSSPAAAAKEPFPDMAFKSPQSAPLAPFGRPATDLAEASEGQVTFTQLGTYPLPPPAGEPVFSCHHCGKSLSQDLLLTHQCGPPGEHAAPCAQCPKHLPTPADGGPPAPARETPPTCPHCARTFTHPSRLTYHLRVHNSAERPFPCPDCPKRFADQARLASHRRAHASERPFRCAQCGRSFSLKISLLLHQRGHAQERPFSCPQCGIDFNGHSALIRHQMIHTGERPYPCTDCSKSFMRKEHLLNHRRLHTGERPFSCTHCGKSFIRKHHLMKHQRIHTGERPYPCAQCGRSFRYKQTLKDHLRAGHGGGCGGDRDPSGPPPDPPGPLLPGLEASGLGVNPERLEANQWYGEGSGGAVL
- the ZNF398 gene encoding zinc finger protein 398 isoform X2, which codes for MAEAAPAPALPLPAAPAANEAHLQTAAISLWTVVAAVQAIERKVEVHSRRLLHLEGRTGTAEKKLASCEKTVADLGNQLEGKWAVLGTLLQEYGLLQRRLENLENLLRNRNFWILRLPPGIKGDIPKVPVTFDDISIYFSTPEWEKLEEWQKELYKNIMKGNYESLISMDYAMNQPDVLSQIQPEGDRNTEDQTGPEESGIPTDPSEEPGISTSDILSWIKQEEETQVGAPQEPKESDMCKGTYADEELVIKAEGLARASLCPEVPVAFSSPAAAAKEPFPDMAFKSPQSAPLAPFGRPATDLAEASEGQVTFTQLGTYPLPPPAGEPVFSCHHCGKSLSQDLLLTHQCGPPGEHAAPCAQCPKHLPTPADGGPPAPARETPPTCPHCARTFTHPSRLTYHLRVHNSAERPFPCPDCPKRFADQARLASHRRAHASERPFRCAQCGRSFSLKISLLLHQRGHAQERPFSCPQCGIDFNGHSALIRHQMIHTGERPYPCTDCSKSFMRKEHLLNHRRLHTGERPFSCTHCGKSFIRKHHLMKHQRIHTGERPYPCAQCGRSFRYKQTLKDHLRAGHGGGCGGDRDPSGPPPDPPGPLLPGLEASGLGVNPERLEANQWYGEGSGGAVL